From the genome of Wolbachia endosymbiont (group B) of Parapoynx stratiotata, one region includes:
- a CDS encoding cell division protein FtsQ/DivIB translates to MLNNVTRSQRSFLRKCAFMIITALFLTLVLYSSLDKITNRFNYYFTWCNDRLSSLLISNGFSIDKVTVTGNKFTNEQDILSLVDRTQPIMYVSLSKLTDNIQSVSEWIKHVRIYRILPNTLRIDVNEHKPFALWKDDNRTSVIDSEGKVIVDDYQIDNLVIIKGQNSLSSLKFIKDILERKTQLSDHISSCVYVGNRRWNIILDNSATVKLPEDNPYSAWDYLSHLQNTTDFTFSNWSVIDMRVADKIFVKK, encoded by the coding sequence ATGTTGAACAATGTTACTAGAAGCCAAAGGAGTTTTTTGCGCAAGTGTGCTTTCATGATTATAACTGCACTTTTCCTTACACTAGTACTTTATAGTTCACTTGATAAAATAACAAATCGATTCAATTACTACTTTACTTGGTGTAATGATCGCTTATCGAGCTTATTAATTAGCAATGGATTTTCAATCGACAAAGTAACCGTTACTGGAAACAAATTTACAAATGAACAGGACATTCTAAGTTTAGTAGATAGAACACAACCTATCATGTATGTATCACTCTCAAAACTAACAGATAATATACAATCTGTAAGCGAATGGATAAAACATGTAAGAATTTATAGGATTTTACCCAACACCTTACGCATTGATGTAAATGAACACAAACCTTTTGCTCTTTGGAAAGATGATAACAGAACTTCAGTAATTGACTCTGAAGGTAAAGTAATCGTAGATGATTACCAGATAGATAACCTCGTTATAATCAAAGGACAAAATTCGTTATCAAGCCTAAAATTCATTAAAGATATACTAGAGAGGAAAACTCAATTAAGTGATCATATTTCTTCTTGTGTTTATGTAGGCAATAGAAGATGGAATATCATACTCGATAACAGTGCCACAGTAAAATTGCCTGAAGATAATCCTTATAGCGCATGGGATTATTTAAGCCACTTGCAAAATACAACCGACTTTACTTTTAGCAATTGGAGCGTAATTGATATGCGTGTTGCTGATAAGATCTTTGTGAAGAAGTGA
- a CDS encoding SPFH domain-containing protein — protein MKKQSDEDSTDKNTINDRNLSKIRAFPVLIALGLILLVLFVYDSTIALGVAAVSILTFSQGFFVNDPNEARVIEFFGHYIGTYFKSGICVTLPFSSKYRVSLKFQNINTEKIKVNDANGSPIEISVVIVWRVSSPAKAYYNVNNYHDFVFVQSDSVIRELASNYPYDSENDEESLRKNSDKISNELRSMLQQRLNIAGIEIAEARISHLAYSSEIAQAMLRRQQAHAITSARRHIVQNAIGIIEEVIAHFEKNKSLQLDGKQKVQLINNLLVALISEQDAQPTISLDNN, from the coding sequence GTGAAAAAGCAATCTGATGAAGACAGTACAGATAAAAATACAATAAATGATAGAAATCTAAGTAAAATTCGGGCTTTTCCTGTACTAATAGCGCTAGGGTTAATTTTATTGGTACTTTTTGTGTATGACAGCACAATTGCACTTGGAGTTGCTGCTGTTTCAATATTGACTTTTTCTCAAGGATTTTTCGTTAATGATCCTAATGAAGCAAGAGTGATAGAGTTTTTTGGTCATTATATTGGAACTTATTTTAAGTCTGGAATATGCGTAACGCTTCCATTTTCGAGTAAATATAGAGTTTCTTTGAAATTTCAGAATATCAATACAGAAAAAATTAAAGTTAATGATGCTAATGGAAGTCCGATAGAGATTTCAGTAGTAATTGTTTGGAGAGTTAGCAGTCCTGCAAAGGCATATTATAATGTTAATAATTATCATGATTTTGTTTTTGTGCAAAGTGACTCGGTAATTAGAGAACTGGCAAGTAATTATCCGTATGATAGCGAAAACGATGAAGAATCTTTGCGTAAAAACTCTGACAAAATTTCAAATGAATTGCGGTCAATGCTACAACAAAGATTGAATATTGCTGGAATTGAAATTGCAGAAGCGAGAATATCGCATTTGGCGTATTCATCTGAGATTGCACAAGCAATGCTGAGACGTCAACAAGCACATGCCATCACCTCTGCAAGAAGGCATATAGTGCAAAATGCAATAGGAATTATCGAAGAAGTAATAGCCCATTTTGAAAAAAATAAAAGCTTACAATTGGATGGAAAACAAAAGGTTCAATTGATAAACAATTTGCTAGTTGCTCTGATCTCTGAGCAGGATGCACAGCCGACTATTAGTTTGGATAATAATTAG
- a CDS encoding thiamine diphosphokinase codes for MQKLHGAFYNHMLHCSVEQEYRSIVVLNGEIPDSSFFKQDIPVIAVDGGANKLLSIGVKPDLVIGDLDSINPNLRANLNTVYLPDQDYCDFSKAMVHLKTVKLLPSIVTGITGGAIDHILQNINIFSSIDSIFYMPSPPMVGYALQKGISYFSSLLKNTKISLLGIPKAQISTKGLKWELYLSNLAFPGKNSCFNRSLGNELSIEIHSGVCLAMIYLEAVNDDGVY; via the coding sequence ATGCAAAAACTGCACGGAGCGTTTTATAACCATATGCTACATTGTAGCGTGGAGCAAGAATATCGTTCTATTGTAGTACTAAATGGAGAAATACCTGATTCATCGTTTTTTAAACAAGATATACCTGTTATTGCTGTAGATGGAGGAGCAAATAAGCTTCTATCAATTGGCGTAAAACCTGATCTTGTAATAGGAGATTTGGATAGTATAAATCCGAATTTACGTGCTAATTTAAATACAGTATATCTACCTGATCAAGATTATTGCGACTTTTCTAAAGCAATGGTTCACTTAAAAACAGTAAAGTTATTGCCATCAATAGTAACGGGTATTACTGGAGGAGCAATTGATCATATACTACAAAATATCAACATTTTTTCAAGTATAGATAGTATCTTTTATATGCCTTCGCCTCCCATGGTGGGGTACGCCTTACAAAAAGGTATTAGCTATTTTTCCTCTTTGCTAAAAAATACTAAAATATCCTTACTTGGTATACCGAAAGCTCAAATATCAACTAAAGGATTAAAATGGGAACTGTACCTTAGTAACCTTGCTTTTCCAGGAAAGAATTCTTGCTTTAATCGAAGTTTAGGCAATGAGTTATCTATAGAAATACACAGCGGCGTGTGTTTAGCAATGATATATTTAGAAGCAGTAAATGATGATGGTGTGTATTGA
- the grxD gene encoding Grx4 family monothiol glutaredoxin: MNNFEQIKKDIAENDVVLYMKGTSDFPQCGFSGLVVSILKKLNVKFKCINVLENDEIRQSIKSFSDWPTIPQLYIKGEFVGGCDITREMYEKGELQNLLKEKKVIAE, translated from the coding sequence ATGAACAACTTTGAACAAATAAAAAAAGACATAGCAGAAAACGATGTAGTGCTGTATATGAAAGGCACCTCTGACTTTCCTCAATGTGGATTCTCTGGACTCGTCGTGTCAATTCTCAAAAAATTGAATGTAAAGTTTAAATGCATCAACGTACTTGAGAATGATGAAATACGTCAGTCCATAAAAAGTTTCTCTGATTGGCCAACAATTCCACAATTATATATAAAGGGAGAGTTTGTTGGTGGCTGTGACATAACCCGCGAGATGTATGAAAAAGGTGAGTTACAAAATTTGCTAAAAGAAAAAAAGGTTATTGCAGAGTAA
- a CDS encoding D-alanine--D-alanine ligase — protein MLMVPTIAILSGGFSCEREISLMSGKAVKKALDSLSYNAIEIDVDSNIAQKLKKTNPALAFIALHGPYGEDGCIQGLLEILGIKYTHSEVMASAVAMNKVMSKHIFHSLNIDTPRGYVISREDVLKNNIKVDYPYVLKPINEGSSIGVHMIFSHEDYLELKNNSSTIMEKMIIEEYIPGIELHTAVLLNEAIGTMEIRPKNKFYNYEAKYTDGFAEHIFPAKIPDNIYRMTLEHALKVHQFLGCKTVSRSDFRYNPQNNTLKMLEINTHPGFTELSLVPEIAKLTKGIDFNELIKIIVKDSLHHKNIKDQADVEQCY, from the coding sequence GTGCTTATGGTTCCAACTATAGCAATTTTAAGTGGTGGATTTTCTTGCGAAAGAGAAATATCGCTTATGAGCGGAAAAGCAGTAAAGAAGGCGCTTGATAGCCTTTCATATAATGCAATAGAAATAGATGTTGATAGCAACATTGCTCAAAAGCTTAAAAAAACTAATCCCGCTCTTGCTTTTATTGCTCTACATGGACCTTATGGTGAAGATGGCTGTATTCAAGGTTTACTGGAGATTTTAGGTATAAAATATACACACTCAGAAGTTATGGCTTCGGCTGTTGCTATGAATAAAGTGATGTCAAAGCATATATTCCATTCTCTTAATATCGACACTCCAAGAGGTTATGTAATTAGTCGAGAAGATGTGCTAAAAAATAATATTAAAGTTGATTATCCGTACGTCTTAAAACCGATTAACGAAGGCTCAAGCATTGGAGTACACATGATTTTCTCACATGAGGATTACTTAGAGCTGAAAAATAACAGTTCTACTATAATGGAAAAGATGATCATAGAAGAATACATACCGGGTATAGAGTTACATACTGCTGTGTTGCTGAATGAAGCAATTGGCACTATGGAAATACGACCAAAAAATAAATTCTATAATTATGAAGCAAAGTATACAGATGGATTTGCAGAACATATATTTCCTGCTAAAATTCCTGACAACATATATAGAATGACCTTGGAACACGCACTAAAAGTTCATCAATTTTTAGGATGCAAAACTGTTTCCCGCTCAGACTTCCGTTATAATCCCCAAAATAACACTTTAAAAATGCTTGAGATTAATACACATCCTGGCTTTACTGAATTATCGTTAGTACCAGAAATTGCAAAATTGACAAAAGGAATTGATTTTAATGAATTAATTAAAATTATTGTCAAAGACAGTTTACACCACAAGAATATTAAAGATCAAGCCGATGTTGAACAATGTTACTAG
- a CDS encoding SemiSWEET family sugar transporter, translating to MYINIEECFGFIAFITSLIGLLPQVYRAYITKLTRDVSMLMLVNYLIFSSSWLIYGICQGLTFVILSDIAGLVISIISIVQKCYYDAKTARSVL from the coding sequence ATGTATATAAATATTGAAGAATGCTTTGGCTTCATCGCGTTCATTACATCTCTCATTGGGTTATTGCCTCAAGTATATAGAGCATATATCACAAAACTTACTCGTGACGTATCGATGCTAATGTTGGTGAATTATCTTATTTTTTCATCATCTTGGCTTATTTACGGTATTTGTCAGGGTTTAACTTTTGTGATACTCAGTGATATTGCTGGATTAGTGATCAGTATAATATCAATTGTTCAAAAATGTTACTACGATGCAAAAACTGCACGGAGCGTTTTATAA
- a CDS encoding ferredoxin family protein produces the protein MTHFVTDKCIKCKYTDCVEVCPVDCFYEGKNMLVINPDECIDCGVCIPECPVDAIVTDDSIKDILELDEGLLNNEQKIFKSFYNINVEYSQKWPNVTAKKQPLDTAEEYKEKKDKTAYFDENLG, from the coding sequence ATGACGCATTTTGTTACAGATAAATGCATAAAATGTAAATATACGGACTGTGTAGAAGTATGTCCCGTTGACTGCTTTTATGAAGGTAAAAATATGCTCGTGATTAACCCAGATGAGTGTATTGATTGTGGAGTCTGTATACCTGAATGTCCAGTAGATGCAATTGTAACTGATGATTCCATAAAAGATATTCTAGAGCTAGATGAAGGCTTACTGAACAATGAACAAAAAATCTTTAAATCATTTTACAACATAAATGTAGAATATTCGCAAAAGTGGCCAAATGTCACAGCTAAAAAGCAACCCCTAGATACAGCAGAAGAGTATAAAGAAAAAAAGGATAAAACAGCTTATTTTGACGAAAATTTAGGGTAA
- a CDS encoding malic enzyme-like NAD(P)-binding protein: MNNDLDNTTKQEALKYHNRGGKPGKVSVIPTKPLSTQHDLSLAYSPGVAAPCLEIAKNPEAIYDYTAKSNYVAVISNGTAVLGLGNIGPLASKPVMEGKAVLFKRFADIDAVDIEVDTEDIENFINAVRYLGPSWGGINLEDIKSPDCFIIEKRLNELMDIPVFHDDQHGTAVVVAAGIENALDIAEKKLENVKIIMNGAGAAGIACLEILKSMGAKNIVLCDKQGVIHKDRKEDMNEWKGKYAIDTKERSLLDAIKGADVFIGLSAKDVLSEEMLKSMDKDPIIFALANPDPEVRPEFAKSVRPDAIIATGRSDYNNQVNNVMGFPYIFRGALDVHATTINEEMKIAAADAIAKLARESVPNEISAAYGGRKMSYGREYIIPTPFDPRLISMVSPAVAKAAVTSGVARKEIEDWNEYASQLKSRLASALNTLNLLSSQ, translated from the coding sequence ATGAATAATGATTTAGATAACACCACAAAACAAGAAGCACTGAAGTATCATAATAGGGGTGGTAAACCTGGTAAGGTATCGGTTATACCAACAAAACCCTTATCCACACAGCATGACCTATCACTTGCTTATTCCCCTGGCGTTGCAGCTCCATGCCTTGAAATAGCTAAAAATCCTGAGGCTATTTATGATTACACGGCAAAAAGCAATTATGTGGCTGTCATTTCAAATGGCACCGCAGTGCTGGGACTTGGCAATATCGGTCCTCTTGCTTCCAAACCCGTCATGGAAGGCAAAGCTGTTTTATTTAAGCGTTTTGCTGACATTGATGCAGTCGATATAGAAGTTGACACAGAAGATATAGAAAATTTCATCAATGCAGTAAGGTATCTTGGGCCAAGTTGGGGGGGAATAAATTTAGAAGATATAAAATCTCCTGATTGTTTCATAATAGAAAAACGTCTAAATGAATTGATGGATATTCCGGTTTTTCACGATGATCAACATGGAACTGCAGTAGTTGTTGCAGCTGGTATAGAAAATGCCCTCGATATTGCTGAAAAGAAATTAGAGAATGTCAAGATCATCATGAATGGAGCTGGAGCAGCTGGTATTGCGTGTTTGGAAATACTAAAGTCCATGGGCGCTAAAAACATAGTACTATGTGACAAACAAGGAGTAATACACAAAGACAGAAAAGAGGACATGAATGAGTGGAAGGGAAAATATGCAATTGACACTAAAGAACGTTCTCTACTTGATGCCATAAAAGGCGCTGATGTATTCATCGGACTCTCTGCAAAGGATGTGCTCAGCGAAGAGATGTTAAAAAGCATGGATAAAGACCCAATCATTTTTGCTCTTGCTAATCCTGATCCAGAAGTAAGGCCTGAATTTGCAAAGTCTGTCAGGCCAGATGCAATAATTGCAACTGGTAGATCAGACTATAACAACCAAGTCAATAACGTAATGGGATTTCCTTATATATTCAGAGGAGCACTTGATGTACATGCAACGACAATAAATGAAGAAATGAAAATTGCCGCTGCAGATGCAATAGCAAAGCTTGCCCGCGAATCAGTGCCAAATGAGATATCTGCAGCCTATGGCGGTCGTAAAATGAGCTATGGACGTGAATATATAATACCTACTCCATTTGATCCAAGATTAATTTCTATGGTATCTCCTGCTGTTGCAAAAGCTGCCGTTACCTCAGGTGTGGCAAGAAAGGAAATAGAGGACTGGAATGAGTATGCAAGTCAACTAAAATCTCGTCTTGCTAGTGCTCTCAATACGCTCAATTTATTGTCTTCACAATAA
- a CDS encoding peptidoglycan DD-metalloendopeptidase family protein translates to MRLVIFLLLCILPAYATETSAVPLQHGIRKKEPVSNKQLYEHCDMSAKKDVIPVPRHWDPENSIANGHTKRLYNKDWSSIGMTLTHSPVLFQDGIRKKKAALVTESDRKLLFISSDIKSSFFDAGGLAPDTIMRLISIYKDYGVDFKKDIVPKSKLEVLCESDQKAEEKILYTSLTTSNKAISLYYYESQNSKEEYFNKEGVSLKSSEIFVSPLNGDFRISSNFGNRNHPIHGKIAFHKGVDYAAKLGTPIHATAEGIIEYIGKNGGYGNYIKIKHNNKYSTCYAHISKFSSDVKLGSKVKQGQIIAYVGSTGVATGPHLHYEVIYNGKHIDPLTIAHGNEIKLPDRELREFKLFVSKVDEIISREGASEKAI, encoded by the coding sequence ATGAGGCTGGTAATATTTCTACTGCTTTGTATTTTACCAGCATATGCGACTGAAACATCTGCAGTGCCGCTTCAGCATGGGATCAGGAAAAAAGAGCCAGTGTCAAACAAACAACTGTACGAACATTGTGATATGAGCGCCAAGAAAGATGTCATCCCAGTGCCTAGACACTGGGATCCAGAGAATTCAATTGCAAATGGACACACCAAGCGATTGTATAATAAAGACTGGTCAAGCATTGGAATGACACTAACCCACTCTCCAGTGTTATTCCAAGACGGGATCAGAAAAAAAAAAGCTGCTTTGGTGACAGAAAGTGATAGAAAGTTGTTATTCATATCCAGTGACATAAAATCCTCTTTTTTTGATGCAGGAGGTTTGGCGCCAGATACAATAATGAGATTAATCAGCATATATAAAGATTATGGTGTAGATTTTAAAAAAGACATTGTGCCCAAAAGCAAGTTGGAAGTTCTGTGTGAGAGTGATCAGAAGGCTGAAGAAAAAATTTTATATACTTCACTCACAACAAGCAATAAAGCTATAAGTTTATATTATTATGAGTCACAAAACAGCAAAGAAGAGTATTTTAATAAAGAGGGTGTAAGCTTGAAGAGTAGCGAAATTTTTGTAAGTCCTTTAAACGGAGATTTTCGTATATCCTCGAATTTTGGTAATAGAAATCATCCCATTCATGGTAAAATTGCTTTTCATAAAGGAGTAGATTATGCAGCTAAACTTGGCACTCCTATACACGCCACTGCAGAAGGTATAATAGAATATATAGGAAAGAATGGTGGCTATGGGAATTACATCAAAATAAAGCACAACAATAAATATTCAACTTGTTACGCACATATAAGCAAATTTAGTAGCGATGTAAAGTTAGGCTCTAAAGTAAAGCAGGGACAAATCATTGCTTATGTTGGCAGCACTGGTGTTGCAACAGGACCTCATTTACATTATGAAGTTATATATAATGGTAAACATATTGATCCGCTTACGATAGCTCATGGCAATGAGATAAAGTTGCCTGATCGTGAATTAAGAGAGTTTAAATTATTTGTAAGTAAGGTAGATGAAATAATCAGCAGAGAGGGTGCAAGTGAAAAAGCAATCTGA
- the bamD gene encoding outer membrane protein assembly factor BamD: MYKTLIICFFLLTCPFTQLYANDLEHTETELYEEAVKLYDQKKYKQAIRAFQKIEDLYPLSYWAMKAKLLSGVSHYNMGKYSGAASDMDDYIYVYPNGEDLPYVYYLRVLSYYMQINKVQLGQQIAYKTLELATEYINLFPNSEYIEEIKEKEKLITEHISKKEYSIGEFYLKRGEYLAAIKRFQDMISNKDSKYSSRVISYLITAHLALGLDLEAEQYENMLVEGVN, from the coding sequence ATGTATAAGACTTTAATCATATGCTTTTTTCTTCTGACTTGCCCCTTCACGCAGTTATATGCGAATGATCTTGAACACACTGAAACTGAACTATATGAGGAGGCAGTTAAGCTTTATGATCAGAAAAAATATAAGCAAGCTATTAGAGCATTTCAAAAGATAGAGGATTTGTATCCTTTATCTTATTGGGCAATGAAAGCCAAATTATTGTCTGGGGTTTCTCACTATAATATGGGTAAATACAGCGGTGCTGCAAGTGATATGGATGATTATATATACGTTTATCCAAATGGTGAAGATTTGCCATATGTATATTACTTAAGAGTATTATCTTATTACATGCAAATTAACAAAGTGCAGCTTGGGCAACAAATTGCATATAAAACTTTAGAGCTAGCTACTGAATATATTAATCTTTTTCCGAATAGCGAATATATAGAAGAGATCAAAGAAAAAGAAAAATTAATCACAGAACATATATCAAAAAAAGAGTATTCTATTGGTGAATTTTACCTAAAGCGTGGTGAATATTTAGCAGCAATTAAGCGTTTTCAAGATATGATAAGCAATAAAGATTCTAAATATTCTTCTAGAGTTATTAGTTATTTAATAACAGCTCACTTAGCTCTTGGCCTTGACTTAGAAGCTGAGCAGTATGAAAATATGTTAGTAGAAGGGGTGAATTAG
- a CDS encoding efflux RND transporter periplasmic adaptor subunit, producing MRNKVIIVSGIALILLFFINSTFLKKDQAVHSDNPISSFSVKTQDYTPQNRTVYLNFSGTVNPLHRASLVSRTSGQVIAIYLSDGEKVKRGDVILKIEDYDRVAQVEKAKALLNQREIEYDSSKKLNKKGYGAQIRVEAAFTALQSAKADLKRLELDLENTAIKSPIDGYVDKINVNEGDFVNLGHKITDIVNFDQVLVVLYVSENEVNKIKLGSAAQINLLDGRELVGEVSFISKIAEPKTGSYRVEVKVTDNEIISLQGLTASVSLPSGEKFAYKIPSSALSLSDDGVLGIKIVDDNNYVVFTPIEIVDHEEDGVWIVANNENKPINLITLGHLSVKPGDKV from the coding sequence ATGAGAAACAAAGTAATCATCGTTTCCGGTATTGCTCTTATTCTACTGTTTTTTATCAACAGTACATTTTTAAAAAAAGATCAGGCGGTTCATAGTGATAATCCAATTAGTAGTTTTTCAGTAAAAACTCAGGATTATACTCCACAAAATCGCACTGTATATTTAAATTTTTCTGGTACAGTAAATCCCTTGCATAGGGCAAGCCTTGTCTCAAGAACAAGTGGTCAAGTTATTGCTATTTATTTGTCTGATGGTGAAAAAGTAAAAAGAGGCGATGTAATTTTAAAGATAGAAGATTATGACAGAGTTGCACAAGTTGAGAAAGCCAAAGCTTTGTTAAATCAGCGTGAAATTGAGTATGATTCCTCTAAAAAATTGAATAAAAAAGGCTATGGAGCACAGATAAGAGTGGAAGCAGCTTTTACTGCATTGCAGAGTGCAAAAGCTGACCTAAAAAGGCTAGAGTTGGATTTAGAAAATACTGCGATTAAATCCCCTATTGATGGTTATGTAGATAAGATCAACGTAAATGAAGGGGATTTTGTTAATCTTGGACATAAGATAACTGACATAGTTAATTTTGATCAGGTTCTTGTAGTGTTGTATGTTTCAGAAAATGAAGTAAATAAAATAAAACTGGGTAGTGCAGCGCAAATTAATTTGCTAGACGGAAGGGAATTAGTAGGTGAAGTGAGTTTTATTAGTAAAATTGCTGAGCCTAAAACTGGATCTTATAGAGTGGAGGTCAAGGTAACTGATAATGAAATTATATCCTTGCAAGGACTGACTGCTAGTGTAAGCCTACCTTCAGGTGAAAAATTTGCATATAAAATTCCTTCTTCAGCCTTGAGCTTAAGTGACGATGGTGTTCTTGGAATAAAGATTGTTGATGACAATAATTATGTAGTATTTACACCAATAGAAATTGTTGACCATGAAGAAGATGGGGTTTGGATAGTAGCAAATAACGAAAATAAGCCTATAAATTTAATAACATTGGGTCATCTATCTGTTAAGCCTGGTGATAAGGTATAA
- a CDS encoding BolA/IbaG family iron-sulfur metabolism protein: MTITIHELEKIIKQSFPDADIKIKDLAGDDDHYHLKITSKCFSGKTKIEQHRMVYKALEGQSIHALQLETGA; the protein is encoded by the coding sequence ATGACTATTACAATTCACGAGTTAGAGAAAATTATCAAACAATCATTTCCTGATGCTGATATAAAGATTAAGGACCTTGCTGGAGATGATGATCATTATCATTTAAAAATAACTTCCAAGTGTTTTTCTGGAAAGACAAAAATAGAACAACACAGAATGGTATATAAGGCTCTTGAAGGTCAGTCTATACATGCATTGCAACTAGAAACTGGAGCTTAA
- the pgsA gene encoding CDP-diacylglycerol--glycerol-3-phosphate 3-phosphatidyltransferase: MFKKNVPNLLTISRALAIPAIISSFYIESKYASLITILIFMFACITDFFDGYLARAWKVQSNFGKLFDPIADKLVVASTIIMLVYKHKIDDITIIPSVIIVCREILVSGLREFLIATNVSLPVSKAGKIKTFLQMVAIVALIMSDYEATKYIGVVCLWAAAVMTMWSGYNYVLAGIKQID; the protein is encoded by the coding sequence ATGTTTAAGAAAAACGTGCCTAACTTGCTAACAATTTCTCGTGCGCTCGCAATACCGGCAATAATATCAAGCTTTTATATAGAAAGTAAGTATGCAAGTCTAATAACAATATTGATCTTTATGTTTGCGTGCATTACAGATTTTTTTGATGGTTATTTAGCGCGTGCATGGAAAGTCCAATCGAATTTTGGCAAGTTATTTGATCCAATTGCCGACAAGTTAGTAGTAGCTTCAACAATAATCATGCTAGTTTATAAGCATAAGATAGATGATATTACAATTATACCGTCAGTTATAATTGTTTGTAGGGAGATATTAGTTTCAGGCTTGCGGGAGTTCTTGATAGCTACAAACGTTAGTTTACCTGTGAGTAAGGCTGGGAAAATTAAAACATTTTTGCAGATGGTTGCTATAGTAGCGTTAATAATGAGTGATTATGAAGCAACTAAATATATAGGTGTGGTTTGCTTATGGGCTGCGGCTGTTATGACTATGTGGTCAGGCTATAATTACGTTCTAGCTGGCATCAAACAGATTGACTAA
- a CDS encoding YebC/PmpR family DNA-binding transcriptional regulator, translated as MAGHSQFSNIKHRKGAQDAKRSQKFTKLIREITVAAKQGLPDPELNPRLRSAIFAARKENLPKDKIETAIKNAAGNVAGESYEEIQYEGCGPSGAALIVHALTNNRNRTASEIRYIFSRKGGNLGETGCVSYLFDHVGLIVYKAEGINFEDLFNYGIELEVLNVEENNKEELYVITCAVKDFGKVRDAFYTKFGEPELARLSWQPKDLIEVSDKELIDKLSTLVEELEDNDDVQYVEGNFIFADKL; from the coding sequence ATGGCTGGTCATTCACAGTTTTCAAATATAAAACATCGAAAAGGTGCTCAGGATGCAAAGCGCTCGCAAAAATTTACGAAGCTCATTAGGGAAATAACAGTTGCTGCAAAACAAGGGCTACCTGATCCCGAGCTTAATCCACGTCTTCGCTCTGCTATCTTTGCTGCGCGAAAGGAAAATCTACCAAAAGATAAAATAGAAACAGCAATAAAAAATGCAGCTGGTAACGTTGCTGGAGAAAGTTATGAAGAAATACAATATGAAGGCTGCGGACCTTCTGGTGCTGCACTTATTGTCCATGCTCTGACAAATAATCGCAACCGAACTGCTTCTGAGATACGTTATATCTTTTCTCGCAAAGGCGGTAATTTGGGAGAAACAGGATGTGTGAGTTACCTTTTCGATCATGTAGGCTTAATTGTCTATAAAGCAGAGGGTATAAATTTTGAAGATTTATTTAACTATGGAATTGAATTAGAAGTATTGAATGTTGAGGAAAATAACAAGGAAGAATTATATGTTATAACTTGTGCAGTAAAAGACTTTGGTAAAGTACGTGACGCTTTCTATACAAAATTTGGAGAACCAGAGCTTGCTCGTCTTTCATGGCAACCAAAGGACCTGATTGAAGTTAGCGACAAAGAATTAATTGATAAATTATCTACATTAGTTGAAGAGCTAGAAGATAATGATGATGTGCAGTATGTTGAAGGTAATTTTATTTTTGCTGATAAACTATGA